The following nucleotide sequence is from Dehalococcoidia bacterium.
CCGAGGACTCGCTCCAACTGACGATCTCGCCCGCCATCAGCACCTTTGCCGACCACTTCGGCAAGCGCGTCGGCGCCGGCATCTACTTCGAGATCGCGGCCCGGTACGCCGAGAAGGTCGCTGGCGAGGTCATCCAGAGAGCGACCGTGGCCGGCTGCCGTCGGGATGGCCACTCCCAGGAGCTGGTGATCGCCCGCTACCCCCGCTATCCGCTCGACTTCGAGAAGATCTGCGCCGGCTTCCAGGCCGCCATCCTGCAGGACGCCGCCTGAGGCGCTGCTAGCGGCGCCGCTCCGGCGGCGACAGGATCTCGTCCACCATGCCGTATTCGACCGCCTGCTGGGCGTCCATGTAGAAGTTGCGGTCGAAGTCCGTCTTGATTCGCTCCGGGCTCTGGCCTGTGTTCTGCGCCAGGATGTGGCGGATCTTGTCGTTGATGCGGATAGCTTCCCGCGCCTCGATCTCGATGTCGGCGGCCTGGCCCTGGACGCCGCCCATCGCCTGGTGCATATGGATGGTCGAATGCGGCATCGCGTAGCGCTTCCCGGGCGTCCCCGAGGAGAGCAGCACCGTGGCCATGCTCGCGCTCAACCCGACGCAGTAAGTGGCGACATCGCAGCGGTTGAGGTTCATCGCGTCGTAGATGGCGAGGCCGGCGTGCACCTCGCCGCCGGGGGAATTGATGTACATCGAAATGTCGCGCTCCGGGTCCTCGCGCTCGAGGTGCAAGAGCTGGGCGATGATCGCGTTCGCTACCTGGTCGAAGATCGGCGTGCCCAGGAAGATGATGCGCTCCTTCAGGAGCATCGAGTAGATGTCGTAGTGGCGCTCGCCCCGGGGCGTCGTCTCGATGACGGTGGGGATCACGGCCCGCAAGCGCGCGGGCGCCGCCCGTAGCAGCGCAGAAGGGTCTTGGATCGGCGCTATGTATCGCTCTGGGACGAAGTCACGAATGTCCGGCTGTTCCATATCGCTCCTTACAGGCCTGCGGCCACGTCTCGGCCGCTCCCGGCGGGAATCATGTGCATCGACAA
It contains:
- a CDS encoding ATP-dependent Clp protease proteolytic subunit, with translation MEQPDIRDFVPERYIAPIQDPSALLRAAPARLRAVIPTVIETTPRGERHYDIYSMLLKERIIFLGTPIFDQVANAIIAQLLHLEREDPERDISMYINSPGGEVHAGLAIYDAMNLNRCDVATYCVGLSASMATVLLSSGTPGKRYAMPHSTIHMHQAMGGVQGQAADIEIEAREAIRINDKIRHILAQNTGQSPERIKTDFDRNFYMDAQQAVEYGMVDEILSPPERRR